The DNA window TAGAGGCACCGCCTCCAGGTGAGCCATTCATGGTAGGTTCCAGGAGATTGATAGGCGGTGAAAGCATAGTGGTTACGATGGAAAAAATCAGTCAGGATACGGTTGAACTCCTCAAAACGGCTGCCTTCCTTTTCCCCGATTCCAATGAAGAAGTACGGCTTTTTACCGGAAGACAGCAAATTCTGAACAGGCAGCTCCTTAAACGGTTCGTTTTCCGTAGCTTCATAAATAACGGGACTGAACGCTCCGACAGCGGAAAATGTATCCGGATGCAGAACGCCGATCAGCATGGCCTGGTAACTGCCGCGGGAAAGGCCGGCTACTGCTTTCTGTTCGTCAGTCCGGTATTTCTTCTCTATAAAAGGCATCAGTTCGGAAACGAGCCACTGGTCAAGGTTTCTGGAGGAAAGGACCGTCCTTGGATAATTGTCCGGCATTTTTTCCTGTTCAGGCGTTAAGGCTACCCCGTAATCCATTACCACGATCATTTCCTTTGCTTTTTTCGCTGCAAAAAGATTATCGAGGATATGGCCGATATGGCCCTGCTTTTCCCATCCGGTGATGTCTTCCCCGGTTCCGTGGTAAAGGTAGAGGACCGGGAATTTGCCTTTGCCGTAATCGGGCGGAAGGTACACTTTAAACTTCCGCTGCTGCTGGGTGGTTTCAGAATACAGGCTGTCATTCACAATCCTGCCGTGCGGGACCTTTTTAGGAAAGAAGAAATCTTCACCTGACGGAATTTCAATCCCGCTGGTAGGCTGGCTGTATCCGAAATAAAGCCGGGTATTGGGATCATTCGTCCTTTTTCCGTCAACGTTGAACCAGTAATAGTGGAAACCGGGTTCCATAGCTGAAGTACGGACGGTCCAGTAGCCATCCTTTCCTTTAATCGGTGTAGACCTGATATCCTTCATACCGTCACCGCCTTCCAGGACGACAGATTTCGCGGTGGGAAAATATACTTTGAAGCTGGCTTCATGCTGAGCATTGATTTTTGGAGATTCCTTTCCCGGCAGGGCTGTTACCGACGTTTTCCAGCCTTGGGAAAAGAGGATTTGGGAACATAAAAAACTGATGAATATGGCAATTTTCATAGGTGATTTGTTGAAGATATTATTTGAGCTTAAATATATAGGAAAATTCATAATGTGAGTCATTGAGGAGGTATTGAGGATGGGGAAGCGATTTCCAGCTGTCGCCCCCTCCTACGCCGCGCTGTTTAAGGTCTATATTCAGATAGATATTTTTGCTTGGCGGAAGGTCTGTGGGATGCTGCTGTTTCTTGGTGGCGTTGTAATATTGGTTTTCTTTAGTGCCGCTGTAAATGCACGCAAAGACGCTCCATTGCGGTCCCGGTAATTTTTATACGAATCTCTTTCGCAATAACTATGGTGATGAAGTTCCCGACAGGCATCATCCAGTGATCAGAAATGTGGCATCCCAGTAAAAAAAGCACAAAGCCGGTATGCGGTTTTTCTTTTCCTTTCCCTGTATAAGAAGGATTTTCCCAATCGTTGGATTGGGAAAATGCCATTGAAAAAACTATATAAAAACCAAATAATAGTATCCGTGTCAGATGGACCATGAATGTGGGGTATTTCTTTTTTATATTGATGATGATGTGTTATGATACAGAGTAAAAGTGTCTTTGACTTGTAGTCAATCCATCCTCTTCTGCCTACAGAATACATATAGCTGATCCCCTTCTTACACAGCACAGCAGGACCTGATGATTGTGTTTTTATTGAATGTCCCGCTGCATCTGCATCAGGGTAAACCGGATTAATCAAGGTCCGGCTCCGATCAGCTTATAGGTATCCGGTTATATGTATGGTACGGAACTTTGCAGGTCCGTATTACTTCAGGAATTGTTTAACCATCCGGAAGATGACATCGGCACTTCCGGGCAGGGGCATGCCGTGGGCATAGCCTGCATAGACATGGAGCTCGGTAAAGTTGCCGGCTTTCATGAGGCGGTCTGCATAAGCGATGCCGCTGTCGCGCAATGGGTCGGTTCCGGCAACAAAGATCACGGTCGGCGGCAGATTGGACACATCGCTGATGTTGCCCGGCAGGACGTATTTTGCTTTTGAATTGCCGTTTTTGCCGATGTACATGCGTTCCATAATGGGGAAATCATCACTTTTCAGTCCGGGAACCCTTTTCAGCTCAATGGCAGACGGATAATCGGTGCGGAAGTCGCCCGGCAGGATTTCCAGGATTTCCAGGCCGATCTTCGGACCTTTTTTATCCCTGGCGAACTGGGCGAGGCTTCCGGATAGTCCGGCCCCGGCGCTGGAGCCGCCTACGGCGATCAGCGCCGGGTTGCCGCCGATGCTTTTCGCATGTTCAGATGCCCACAATAAAGTGGCATAGGCATCGTGAAGGCCTGCCGGAAAAGGATTTTCCGGGGCCAGGCGGTAATCGACGTTGATCACCACCATGTGTCCTTTTACGGCATAATCGGCACAGCGCTGGTGGTCCCATTTTGGGGTCCCGAAAATAAATCCGCCGCCGTGGAACCACAGGAATACCGGAAGGTTCTGCGCATTTTTAGGTTTATAGATCGTTACCGGAATATCTGGATCTTTGGGATCCATTCCGGGGATTTTAGATTGGGTGACTTCCACACTGTCCTTATTTGTAAGCTCGGGCCAGGGTTTCTCGGCGTGCTCCTTCCGCTGCTTTTTAATCTCGTCCAGTGTGATTTCCATAATCGGCGTATACACGGCCATGGCGAACTGCGGCAGCAGCCGCTTTCCGGTTTCTTTAATCGTCAGGGGTTTATATTCCTGGGAGAACAGGAGTCCGGAAACCAATACAAACATGAGTTTCAGTATGGGATTTTTCATAATGCTAAGGTGTTGTTCAGGAAATCAAATTTAACCTTATCCTGTTTTCCTGAGGATACGAAAAAGATATTTGATGATACGAAAGGGGAATTAACGGGTTGGTTTCTTTTGCTATTTCTCTTTTTAAACGCAAAGTTTTTATTCTCCAAATGCATATTTCAAGAGAGCAAAGAGAGGAATCAATACATTGATTCTATGAAGCATGCTTCTTAAACGGCTTCGCCGCCATAGCTTGGCCTTCTTAAATAAAGCAGGATAATAGATGATCTTTGCGTCAGAGAATCATCCTTGTTGGCCATTGGTGAAATGGCTCGTTAGAAAATTTGTTTCATTTCTTTACCCAATAAAAAAACCGCCTGCATGACTACAGACGGCTTTATAGGGTATTTTAATTTAGTTACAGTCCTGGGCACTGTTCAGCTCTTCGGTGCCGATATCGAAAACAAGGCTGTTTTCAGAATTGTTCAGCATGGAAGGGTTGTAATTATCATAATTCTCATAGCTCAGCAGACCCTGGTTGTTGGTGTAGGTGAGGCATTTATTAACATCATCGAATTTCACCAGGACTTTGGCTACCACTGCATTGTTACTGGCAAAAGGCTTGACGATCCCGGTTTTTGGACCATCATCCGATAAGTTTTCCACCTTGCTTTGTTGAGGATTAATTACAATGGCACGGATAACCATACCAGAGGGATCGTAAAAAATAAGCGCTATCCGGGAAGACGTTGAGTTGGTATAGGTATATTGTGTCTTTATAATGTAGTCTACATCGGAACGGCATGAACTTACCGTGAACAGAGACAGGATCAGAAGCATTAAAAACTTATTCATTGACAGGATTTGCTTCAAATATACAATAATAACTTCTTTATCCGGTGAAATACCTAATAAAAAAATAGTCATTTCCTGCTTGCCTTTTCACAAATCTCACTTTATCTATATATACCTCCTCCTATTCCCCTCCACCTGAAATTCTCTCACTCTCCACCCTCAAACTCTCCAATCTCCACTCTCCACTCTCAAACTCTCTACTCTCAAACCCTAAAACCCACCCACCCCACAACTCACCTCCTCCTAATCTCCCGCTCCACCAGCACCTGCGCTGCATCCAGCATTTTTGCCAGGTGGATAAAAGGGGTGATGAGGTTATTTCCGGGCAGCGTATGGCAGGCGACGAGGGAGAAATAGACGGCTTCGCTGAGGAAATCGTCGAACTCATCGAGGGTGTAGGCGGTGAAGGCATTTTTGAAGGTGAGGAAAGGATGGTGGTATTCTTCGTCGGAGAGGTTGCCTTGCAGGAGTTCGGAGGGGTGATCTGAGGGATCATCAAGGAGCCATTGCTTGGTTTTGAACTGCATGAGGTAACTGCCGCGGACAAAAGACCGTACGTAATGGCAGAACTCCAGGATTTCCCCGGGATCGCGTTGGATCCTTACGCGGCGTTTCATGGCGTACTGCATGATTTCGAACAGCAGGTTTTTGGCTTCGGGCAGATCATAAAGCTGGAAAAATGCAGTAATGAGCCTGAGCCCGGAATGTTTGATGCGGCGGGTATGCCCTCCGGATAAGAAATCTGGGGTATTTTTTTTCATAGCAAATGTTTTTTGTCGGGCAGCTGCCGGTGGGCGCAGAGGCTCCCGGAACCGTTCCCTGGATTGTCCTGTTCTGGTGTGCTGACAGGCGGTAAACCGCCTTGCTGTGTTTTTAAAATGCTTTCCAGGTGCCCTTTGGCAGGGAAAAGAACCGGGTAACCAAAAAAGGATCAAAGTATTGGCCGCCGGGCACCGGAAAGCAGGAAGCATACACGGCTGCAAACGCCGGTACACTACAAAAAAACACATTTAACACTCTACATGATACGTATGTTTTGGGCTGGCTTAGAAAAATGTGGAGAACACGAAGAAATAAAACGGCGTGAAACTCTACATATCCGCCCTTAGGTACTGGTATACCATGCATACAGATAAGAGAGCTCACGCCTAGGTCGTGAGCTTCATTACTTATCCTCTCGTATGCAAAAAATTACCAGTTTTAGGGCGAGATTCTAAGCAATAGCTTCTATTGTTCGTTGAAGTATCGCAAAGTTACTTTTGGGTAACTTATAATGCAAATATAATAAAAAATTACAATACTGGCATATATGCCCATAATATTTATTTTTTATAAATGCAATTTGTCATAAAGCACACTACTAATGGATTTTGATAAAGACTTGCGAATCTTAATTGGAAAACGTATTTCTGAAATTAGAGTAAAAAACAATCAAACTCAACATGATCTGGAGTTTTTGACAGGAATTGATTCAGCTGATATAAGCAAATATGAAAAAGGAAAAAGGAATTTAACCTTAAAGACGATGATAAGATTTTCTATAGCTCTACAAGTTCATCCTAAAGAGCTTTTCGAATTTGAGCTAGATATTACTAAGTATGAAATTGAAGATGAGATATAATATTATACTATTTTTAAATACCTAAATTATTTAACTTTATAGCAATCACTTTTATTTCATATTACGTTGGACACATTCAAAGGCCTAATGTAAGTAGTATACATTAAAATATCCTTAATCTTACTATTTGTTCATTTCATCATAAATGTCATTATTAAGTTTTTGTAATGAGACAAAATTGTAAATGTAATAGACAATACAAAACATCATAATAAGAAAAAAGAAAAATGGAAGATCTATTGTTATTTTTATTGAAAAAATCTTAATAGAAATCTCTGACAATTTAAATTCTCGGATATATTTATCAGCAATAAAAACTATGGTAGTTAAAGCAAAATATTTAATATAATTATCTCGAAGGTTATTCAAGTTATTTCTGAAATACTGTATAATACTCTTTTTTTTGATGCCTTGTAAATTAAATGTAACAATTAATCCTAGACCAATTGAAAACATTATACCAGATACTGTGAAAATTGTATTCATAAAAAAGTCGTCAAGCTTTATTCTAATAAAAGCTGAGATTAAAAAGAAAAAAAATATTACAGCAATATCTCTGATATATTTACTCATCACTGATCTCGTTTATAAAGTTCTCCATTTGTTGATAAAGTTGCTCCTCTGATATTTTACCGCTTTCTACAGTTTCAACTATTACAGTTTTAATTTTATGCAGATCTTTACCACTAATTGGCTGTCCATTCTTAGGATAAATAGTTACATTTTCTACATCGGATATAGGCTTCAAATACGCCCCCATAACTCTTTGATAATCAGCCGAATTAAACTTCTTAGACTTTTTAAATTTAATTAATAATTCTGCTGAAATCATGTCTTCAGCAAGAGCGTCATGAAGCGAACTGATATCATTAAATAACGACTCTATTACATCTAATGGAATTTTTTTTATTCTACTAAATATGTTATTTTCTTCGTAGTCTTCGTTAGTATACGGATTAATAGATGTATCATTTACTCTTATTTTTTTGATATCCTGCATTCTTAAATTTGGTTGCACTACAACAATTGGAGTAATTTCATATAGTGTCTGGCCTCTAAAGTTTCTTAATAACCAATTTATGTATGTTTGAAATCTTGTAATTGTAGTTGTTAAAGGTAAATTTGTAACCAAATATTTATTATTAAAAGAAAAATAGTAATGATTCTTATAAATTATATCTGAATTTAATTGTAACTTATCTAACTCTTTTATTACTATCTTTTCACTATTAAATAAACTATCTGGGATATTCAATACATCTTTGCTAGGAGCAATTCTTAACATTGAACCACTAACCAAAACTTCTCTTAAATTATAATCTGAAATCAAATCCTCTTCTTGATTCTCATCGTCTGGATTTAATCTTAAACGTCTGTCTTTAGCTAGACTATGTTCAAGTGATTTTATACAAATTTCAATAATATTTGTATTTGCTTGATTTAAAGTTTTGCTTTCAATTCTGAATGCTCTCAGTTTAATCGATTTACTCATGAAAGGTTTAGTTATTAGTTTCTACAAATGTATCAATTTTTTCAAAATAGATAGCTAATGCTTTATGTAGTAAATATAAATTTATAAAGCGACAAAACTCGTCGTATTAAAAAGTCTATTTAAAAGTTAATTAAAGTTTAAAAAAACTATTAGAAGATTTAATCTGCATTTTAGAAATTTTGCATCTAATTCTAGTACCGGTATGCAAAAATTATTTAGCTTTTGTAAAACCAATAAAAAAAATTATACCGAATGCATATTTAATTTATAATTATATAAAAAAATCTTATCTTAGATTATAAACTTAACCAAGAAAACTCATGTCTCTAAAACCAATTATTCTTACAGGAGAACAAAAAAAAGTTTTGTTCTTACAAGCTACTGAACCTATACAAATTAAAGGTGTGGCAGGCAGTGGAAAAACTACAATTGCGCTATATAGGGCTAAACATTTGCTTGATACTCAATCAAATTTATTTCAAGAAGCCAAAGTTGTAATTTTCACATACAATAGAACTCTTGTTAAATACATTGAAGCTATAATACCTTACATTTCTGGTGGTTATCACCAAAATAGTGATGAGATTATACCTAAAAACCCAGATGGAATAAATGTTTCTGTTACAAATTTTCATAAATGGGCATATCATTTTCTTAAAGAGAATAATTTCCCTCTGTTTAAACAAAATAATCAATCGAGAGTAATAAACGAACGGCAAAAAGCGGATTATATTACACACATAAAACTTAAATATTTCACTAAAAGTATTACAAT is part of the Chryseobacterium camelliae genome and encodes:
- a CDS encoding helix-turn-helix domain-containing protein gives rise to the protein MDFDKDLRILIGKRISEIRVKNNQTQHDLEFLTGIDSADISKYEKGKRNLTLKTMIRFSIALQVHPKELFEFELDITKYEIEDEI
- a CDS encoding alpha/beta hydrolase, producing the protein MKNPILKLMFVLVSGLLFSQEYKPLTIKETGKRLLPQFAMAVYTPIMEITLDEIKKQRKEHAEKPWPELTNKDSVEVTQSKIPGMDPKDPDIPVTIYKPKNAQNLPVFLWFHGGGFIFGTPKWDHQRCADYAVKGHMVVINVDYRLAPENPFPAGLHDAYATLLWASEHAKSIGGNPALIAVGGSSAGAGLSGSLAQFARDKKGPKIGLEILEILPGDFRTDYPSAIELKRVPGLKSDDFPIMERMYIGKNGNSKAKYVLPGNISDVSNLPPTVIFVAGTDPLRDSGIAYADRLMKAGNFTELHVYAGYAHGMPLPGSADVIFRMVKQFLK
- a CDS encoding alpha/beta hydrolase-fold protein — protein: MKIAIFISFLCSQILFSQGWKTSVTALPGKESPKINAQHEASFKVYFPTAKSVVLEGGDGMKDIRSTPIKGKDGYWTVRTSAMEPGFHYYWFNVDGKRTNDPNTRLYFGYSQPTSGIEIPSGEDFFFPKKVPHGRIVNDSLYSETTQQQRKFKVYLPPDYGKGKFPVLYLYHGTGEDITGWEKQGHIGHILDNLFAAKKAKEMIVVMDYGVALTPEQEKMPDNYPRTVLSSRNLDQWLVSELMPFIEKKYRTDEQKAVAGLSRGSYQAMLIGVLHPDTFSAVGAFSPVIYEATENEPFKELPVQNLLSSGKKPYFFIGIGEKEGSRFEEFNRILTDFFHRNHYAFTAYQSPGTYHEWLTWRRCLYQFSQKIFR